One window of Branchiostoma lanceolatum isolate klBraLanc5 chromosome 6, klBraLanc5.hap2, whole genome shotgun sequence genomic DNA carries:
- the LOC136436259 gene encoding bis(monoacylglycero)phosphate synthase CLN5-like, producing MSGVANLVFLLVGVVTVCAAVWPVPYRRFDSRPKTDDFCQAQFPFCPTGHPDGSMPKAMDSDVVEVYSMKAPVWEFKVGDLLAHFNIIHDAIGFRNKRTGLNYTMEWYELFQLFNCTFGHVLTDMDPPLWCNQGAACLYDGIDDLHWSQNGSLVKVAEVSGKIFNEMSDWVHTDNTTGIYYETWMVRNGTGPGSKLWFEAFDCASFVIRAFNKLGDLGAKFNTSVQTNYTKITLFSDQPVHLGNASAIFGSKGNKTLATEIRTFYEHFQAHQPFPSLLKSMLEAFDTIVLEKKWYFFYNFEYWFLPMKEPFIKLSFEEVPLPGREIVTVV from the exons ATGTCTGGAGTTGCGAATTTAGTTTTCCTGCTGGTTGGTGTTGTCACTGTTTGTGCCGCAGTGTGGCCAGTTCCATATCG GCGGTTTGACAGCAGACCTAAGACAGATGACTTCTGCCAGGCGCAGTTCCCCTTCTGTCCGACAGGGCACCCCGACGGCTCCATGCCCAAGGCCATGGACTCGGATGTTGTCGAGGTCTACTCCATGAAGGCTCCGGTTTGGGAGTTCAAGGTTGGAGACCTGCTGGCGCATTTT AACATTATCCATGATGCCATCGGCTTCCGCAACAAACGCACAGGGCTGAACTACACAATGGAGTGGTACGAGCTGTTCCAACTGTTTAACTGCACGTTCGGCCATGTGCTGACCGACATGGACCCCCCGCTGTGGTGTAACCAGGGTGCTGCATGTCTGTATGATGGCATTGATGACTTACACTGGAGCCAGAATGGCAGTCTGGTCAAAGTGGCTGAAGTATCAG GCAAGATCTTCAATGAGATGTCAGACTGGGTGCACACAGACAACACCACAGGCATCTACTATGAAACATGGATGGTTCGGAACGGCACCGGTCCCGGCTCCAAGCTGTGGTTCGAAGCCTTCGACTGTGCCAGCTTTGTCATCCGCGCCTTTAACAAGCTGGGAGACCTGGGCGCCAAGTTCAACACCAGCGTACAAACCAACTACACAAAAATCACCCTCTTCTCCGATCAGCCTGTGCATCTCGGTAACGCGTCTGCCATTTTCGGCTCGAAGGGGAACAAAACCCTCGCCACGGAAATCAGGACTTTCTACGAACACTTCCAAGCACACCAGCCATTCCCTTCATTGTTGAAGAGTATGTTGGAGGCCTTTGATACCATAGTTTTGGAAAAGAAGTGGTATTTCTTCTACAATTTTGAGTACTGGTTTTTGCCAATGAAAGAACCCTTTATAAAGCTTTCATTTGAGGAAGTGCCGTTACCAGGTAGAGAAATAGTCACAGTGGTATAG
- the LOC136436269 gene encoding COMM domain-containing protein 6-like gives MATTQFNLQRVPQGFYTAVDTINGLPQDILAEMCQEVGLFLQYKIGSVNTARFCERIQQTGVDTSHHEVQSAINALTFLFRSAASSQASTSELVQQLKVSGAWTKDSLAVVKHVWDQQGKLLTASDSVRQVLNIGQLIDMKWRLGVAIGSDTCRNLNSPFVAMTIKIAEPSGSVVTKSFEMTVPEFQNFSRQMKDMAAMLETV, from the exons ATGGCGACAACACAGTTCAATTTGCAAAGAGTTCCGCAAG GTTTCTACACTGCAGTGGATACTATCAATGGCCTGCCACAGGATATACTGGCTGAAATG TGTCAGGAGGTGGGCCTGTTCCTACAGTACAAGATAGGCTCTGTCAACACAGCAAGGTTTTGTGAA AGAATCCAGCAGACTGGTGTGGACACCAGCCATCATGAAGTCCAAAGTGCCATCAATGCTCTCACATTCCTCTTCAG ATCAGCAGCCAGCAGCCAAGCGTCCACCTCAGAACTGGTGCAACAGTTGAAAGTGAGCGGAGCGTGGACCAAGGACTCCCTGGCTGTGGTGAAACACGTCTGGGACCAGCAGGGCAAACTGCTGACGGCATCGGATAGTGTGAGACAAGTGCTTAACATCGGACAG CTGATTGACATGAAATGGAGACTGGGTGTGGCCATCGGTTCAGACACCTGCCGCAACCTGAACTCCCCCTTTGTTGCCATGACGATCAAGATTGCGGAGCCCTCAGGAAGTGTTGTCACCAAATCTTTTGAAATGACCGTACCAGAATTTCAG AACTTCTCCAGACAGATGAAGGATatggcagccatgttggaaaCAGTATAG